The following proteins come from a genomic window of Hoplias malabaricus isolate fHopMal1 chromosome 15, fHopMal1.hap1, whole genome shotgun sequence:
- the LOC136668757 gene encoding V-set and immunoglobulin domain-containing protein 10-like 2 — MHRTGISSRHPKPRLCSLLSCIPTGGEVDWIRHWSPERHGTMVHRVLGLPGFSIILSLLPLLHGLDILDPGQVVYLETKTNGVVDKGVILECGTTLPDVYIWGFTKSGTNTIRAVVYNFGKGPKLQQLANDLGGLNVITNSASLSIEKVPLAAEGVYTCQALYDTAEGARLYYYYVHLRVLVPVSKPYIELSNSSPVESTSVSMRCGLENGTEPINYIWEQESRSGLVTTLAETNHSLVNVTLVNRNHTGSYTCLARNEVNQQKSDSIRLNVIYGPDIPQIDVSPYSVMERGYSALEKETVSLMCQASSNPPSQYVWFYNNSQVSTGQQFTITKILRMHTGSYGCLAQNTYLNTRSKKTITLTVYWLPYGEPQCFAYATRNNEYLMLSCSWEGGVPRALLWWASSSGEVQGTSEENANILVLRSNATYSGKAFVCHAKHPLVKERKQCVLKLEAPVLMTQRNLVSVFEGNDVQLTCTLSKNYPRVTEIMWYNNMKQRVDESGTAKKYILQQAEAWSNLTVRETDGILDSGQYWCSATNAVGGAEIPITLLVKSYPMPPNVTIIKIIYSSHRRTDVTVEWLIQAYGDFTGFLIEHQRLPASLWQKVAVDLEPSIRSYQINRLDPISKYAFRITAVNHRTIGHPSEVKSPALPGYNAYPAVIGAAIGGMLVATIATVLLFMYVVRNRNNNPRLHDLIFGRQISQSRENINNPEDEVVEGAEGEEGERPERGPSSSPGPSMALPRPTASPTNLPPGDEPVNVTITVMASS; from the exons ATGCATAGGACAGGGATATCATCGCGTCATCCTAAACCCCGTCTATGCTCTCTACTCTCCTGCATACCTACAGGTGGAGAGGTGGATTG GATACGCCACTGGTCACCTGAGCGTCATGGAACCATGGTACACAGAGTGTTAGGTTTGCCTGGTTTCTCCATTATTTTGTCTCTGCTTCCTCTCCTGCATG ggCTAGATATTTTGGATCCAGGGCAAGTGGTGTACTTAGAAACCAAGACCAATGGAGTTGTGGACAAAGGAGTGATTCTGGAATGTGGAACCACCCTCCCTGATGTCTACATATGGGGATTCACCAAATCAGGCACAAACACTATTCGAGCTGTGGTTTATAACTTTGGAAAGGGTCCAAAGCTGCAGCAACTGGCCAATGACTTGGGTGGCCTGAATGTCATCACAAACAGTGCATCTCTGTCCATAGAGAAGGTTCCTCTAGCTGCTGAGGGAGTGTACACCTGCCAGGCTCTGTACGACACTGCTGAGGGAGCCAGACTGTACTACTACTATGTGCATCTGAGGGTTCTAG TGCCTGTTTCCAAACCCTATATTGAACTGAGTAATTCATCACCTGTGGAAAGCACATCAGTGTCAATGCGCTGTGGTCTTGAGAATGGCACAGAGCCCATTAACTACATATGGGAGCAGGAGAGTCGCAGTGGGCTGGTAACCACACTGGCCGAGACGAATCACAGTTTGGTAAATGTTACCTTGGTCAACCGCAACCACACCGGCTCGTACACGTGCCTGGCCAGGAATGAAGTCAATCAGCAGAAAAGTGACAGTATCCGGTTAAATGTCATAT ATGGTCCCGATATTCCTCAGATTGATGTGTCACCTTATTCAGTAATGGAGCGAGGCTACTCCGCCCTGGAGAAAGAGACGGTTTCCCTCATGTGTCAGGCCTCTTCTAATCCTCCCAGTCAGTATGTCTGGTTCTACAACAACTCCCAGGTCTCCACAGGACAACAGTTCACTATCACCAAGATCCTGCGAATGCACACTGGCAGTTATGGCTGCCTGGCTCAGAACACTTATCTCAACACCCGCTCCAAGAAAACCATCACTCTCACTGTCTACT GGCTGCCCTATGGAGAACCCCAGTGTTTTGCATATGCAACTCGTAATAACGAGTACCTGATGCTGTCCTGCTCCTGGGAAGGTGGTGTTCCGCGGGCTTTGCTCTGGTGGGCCTCCAGTTCAGGGGAGGTGCAGGGCACATCTGAGGAGAATGCTAACATCCTTGTTTTGCGCTCCAATGCCACATACAGTGGTAAAGCCTTTGTGTGCCATGCCAAACATCCATTGGTTAAAGAGAGAAAGCAGTGTGTGTTGAAGCTAG AGGCTCCAGTGTTGATGACTCAGCGCAATCTGGTTTCAGTATTCGAGGGCAATGACGTTCAGCTCACCTGCACTCTGAGCAAAAACTACCCCAGAGTGACTGAGATCATGTGGTACAACAATATGAAGCAGAGGGTGGATGAAAGCGGCACAGCCAAGAAGTACATCCTTCAACAAGCAGAAGCATGGTCCAATTTGACAGTACGGGAGACAGATGGCATTTTGGACAGTGGTCAGTACTGGTGTTCAGCGACCAATGCTGTAGGAGGAGCAGAGATCCCTATCACGCTGCTTGTGAAGA GCTACCCAATGCCTCCAAACGTGACCATCATTAAGATCATATACAGCAGCCATCGGCGCACAGATGTTACAGTGGAGTGGCTGATTCAGGCGTATGGTGACTTCACTGGGTTCCTAATAGAGCACCAAAGGCTCCCTGCCTCTCTCTGGCAGAaagtggcagtggatctggagcccagcATCCGCAGTTATCAGATTAACAGACTGGATCCCATTAGCAAATACGCTTTCCGCATCACAGCTGTCAATCACCGAACCATCGGACATCCTTCAGAGGTCAAAAGTCCAG CTCTCCCTGGTTATAACGCCTATCCTGCTGTTATTGGAGCAGCCATTGGGGGCATGCTCGTGGCCACAATAGCAACAGTGCTGCTCTTCATGTACGTGGTGAGGAACCGTAACAACAACCCAC GACTTCATGATTTGATATTTGGCAG gCAGATCAGCCAGTCCCGAGAAAATATCAACAACCCCGAGGATGAGGTTGTTGAAGGAgcagaaggagaagaaggagaaagacCAGAGAGGGGTCCGTCCTCTAGTCCAG